Genomic segment of Nitrospirota bacterium:
TATTGGAGGAAAACGAAAAACTCAGAAAGGAAAATGCTTTCCTGAGGGATGTTATTCAGAAGATGAATTTAAAGGTGTTTGAGGAGGGCAGCAGGACGTTTCAGGAGGCGTGGAAATCGGCATTAGACAAGCAGTTGTCTGTAAGCACGGAATTAGCGAAGTCATTTTTTGAAATACTAAAGGATACAAAGTAAAAAGGCTGCACTCAGGTGGCCAAAAATTAAAATGCGAGGAGGACAAACTCAATGGAAGAAAGCTCTTTTTTCTTCGACGCCTTGCTAAAGGCACAGAAGGAATTTATGAACAACTGGCTAAGCGCAGGCGCTAATATGCAAAAGGTATTTTCCCCGGGCGCCAGTGGACAGAACGCAAACCCTCATGATGTTTTAGGTATGTACAATACGTGGCTTAAAACTGTCGGAGGTTCATTTGATGAAATGATGAAAATGTACCCAGCCGGTGTAGGTAAAGATACGGTGTCAAAACTATTCAGAGGGTTTGACTCATATATGAAGTTTTACGACTTTTGGTTGCCGGTAATAAAGGCCATTCAGGAGAACACCTTTGATCCGGAAAACTACAAAGACCTTCTGGATTCATCTAAGTATAAGGAATTGCTAGATAAAATGCTGGGCTTTTCAGGGCCTGACTCTGCAAAAGAGTTTTTTGGCAATGCCTCAGGGATGATAGAGACATGGGGGGCAGCAGCCCAGAATTTTGTCCACCCGTGGATGGACTCGATACAGAAGAATTTTAATATAGTGCTTGATGCCTCCTCGGCAGCCGATCCAAATGCCAGCATGAATTTGTTTCATAATCTTTACGGAGCATTTGAAAAGACTTTTGGCAAGGTATTTAAAACCCCTCAGGTGGGTAAAGACAGAGAGAAGATGGAACTGTTGCTCAGGACTATGGACCTCTACTCGGTTTACATAGCGAAGAACGCAGAGTTCCAGCACAAGATGTACATAGCAGGCGAGGCCGCTATGCGTAAGGTTGTAGAGTCGCTGGCACAGAAAATAAAAGCAGGCGAGGAAATTAAGGGCTACAACGATTTCTACAAAATCTGGGCTGATATTAACGAGGCTGAGTACTTTGAGCTCTTTAACACAGAGGAATTTTCAGTAGTTCAGGGCTCCCTTCTTGAGTCTGCTCTTGAATTCAGAAAACAGTACCACAAACTCATAGAAATGAACCTTTCTGACCTGCCAATTCCTGTTCGTTCTGAGATGGATGACGTGTATAAGACCATTTATGACTTAAAGAAAAGGCTGCGTGCACTTGAAAAGAATGCCAATATCAAAACCGTAATCGTAAAGGAGGGTGAATAATAATGAAGGCACCTTTTTTGACATTTGACTCAAAAAATGCAACAAAAGAAATGTTTGATCTCGGACAGAAAATGATTAAAGGGGCCGAGACAATAATGGGCATTGAGGAGATAGACGTAGGAGCATCACCGAAAGAACTTGTTTTTCAGCAGGACAAGATGAAGCTCTACCACTATGTAAGAAAAGACAAGCCCAGCTGCGGTGTGCCGGTACTTATTGTGTATGCTTTGGTCAATAAGGAGTATATGCTTGACTTACAGCCTGACAGAAGTATCGTAAAGAAACTCCTTGACCACGGTCTTGATCTTTACATTATAAACTGGGGCTATCCAACTAAGGCAGACAGATATATTGGCCTTGACGACTATATAAATGTTTATATGAGCGATGCGGTTGACTTTATCAGGGAAAGCTCAAATAACGACAAGATTAACCTGATGGGTATATGTCAGGGCGGTACATTTTCAACTATGTTTTCGGCGATATATCCGGAGAAAGTTAAAAACCTCATTACGCTTGTAACGCCTATAGATTTCTCTATAAAGAAGGGATTGCTCTTTAACTGGTCAAAGAACATAAACCCTGACACTCTGATTGACGCATACGGCGTGGTGCCGGGAGATTTCCTTAATTCCGGATTTCTAATGCTTATGCCTATAACCCTGAACGTTGGCAAATACATCGGCATGTTGGACGTTGTTGGGGAAAAGGAAAAACTCCTTAATTTCCTCCGCATGGAAAAGTGGATATTTGACAGCCCCGACCAGGCCGGAGAATGCCTTAGACAGTTTATCAAAGACATGTACCAGGGCAATAAGCTTGTCGCTGGTGGCTTAAAGATTGGAGACAAGGACGTTAACCTTAAAAAGATAACGATGCCTCTTTTAAATATTTACGCAAGCGGCGATCACATTGTACCCCCTGCCGCTACCAAACCGCTTAATGACCTCGTAAGCAGCACAGACAAAGAATTGTATGAGTTTAAGGGCGGTCACATTGGAGTGTTTGTAGGAGCTAAATCACAGAAAGAATTAGCGCCTGCTATTTCCGACTGGCTGCATAAAAGAGCAGACGGTAAACCTCATAAAAAAGCTAAGTAGTTAAGTAAGGGAAAGGACTCTGTCCTTTCCCTTAACCCTACTCCCCTAAAGGGGATTCCCCTGCTGCAAGGGGTTTTGAACCCCTTAACCCCATGTTTTTTGCTAATGTTAAGGAGGTTGTTATAGATGTTATATCCTTTTTTATTTAAAAGCAAATTTCTGGTTAAAAGTATATTAAAGAAAAACCCCATGGATAAATACTCAGGGGAAATTGACTCATATTTTAATCAATTTGCAAAGAAATATCTCCTCCTGTGCAAAAAATCACAAGGTAACAAATCCAACGGTTCTGTCATACTTATAAACAGCCCGTTATACATGGCCTATGGCTTGCACATGGAGTCACTTATGGGAAGGTTTTTGGAAAATCTGGGGTTTAAGATTATTTTTTTAACTAAATATGAAAATAAAAACCTCTCTGACGTAATTCACAAAAAAATTCATGGCTTTAGCGAGGTCATATATTTACAGGATTTTATGTCATACACTCTGCCTAAGGAGGCTCAGACAATTCTCAGTACAGTCATGAAAATGACAACCCTTTCTGAAATTAAGCAAATTCGATACAAAAGCATTCCCATAGGTCTTCACGCTTTAGCCTCTTACGACGGTACTCTTCCAACAGGAGACATTAGTGGAAATCAGGAGTTTTTTACACAAATATTCAACAACTTAAAATACTCCCTGATGGCTGCCGGTGCTGTTGAGGGTATTCTTGATAAAATAAGACCATTGAAGGTTTTAAGTGTTGAAAAGAGTAACATCGGAAACTGCGAATTGTTTTATGAGGCGATACACAGAGGGATTGACTACGTGTTGTGGTCAAGTTGCCATGAACCAAATTCTCTCATGTTAAAACGTTACAATGTTAAAAACCACCGTGCACATCCTTTTTCTGTCTCTGAAAAGACATGGTTTCAGGTTCTCACTGACAGAGCTGACCACACCGATGTTGTTCATAATATTTTTAAGAATGGCTATTTAAACGGACGGTGGTTTGAGTATAAAAAACTTGCCGCTGATAAAGTCCTCTTAGAAAAGGATGAGATTATTAAAAAGTATGGATTGGACCCTGTTAAAAAGACAGCAATAATTTTTTCTCACATTCTTGATGATGCAAATCTTTTTTTTGGCGAGGACATCTTTTCAAATGGTTTTTCAGAATGGCTTGTTAAGACAGTTGAGACAGCCGGTGAAAACAAAAACATAAATTGGCTTCTGAAATTGCATCCGGCTAATGTTTATCGCCGCAGTTTTCAAGCCTATAGCGGCGAATATGGAGAAATACTGGCTGTAAAAGAGGCACTTGGTAAAGTACCTGACAATATAAAAGTGGTACTGCCGGATACCGATATAAACCCTTATTCATTTTTTCAAACGGCAGACTATGGCGTTACTGTAAGGGGCACAGTGGGGGCGGAACTGCCGTGTTTTGGCATACCGGTACTTACGGCAGGAACCGGACGGTATTCCAACAAGGGATTTACCGTAGATTCTGATTCAGTTTCAGCGTATCTGCAAAAAATAAAAAACATTCACGATATAGCGCCGCTTTCTAAATCTGAAACAGCGCTAGCTGTTAAACATGCCTGGCTTTTTTTCATTGACCGAC
This window contains:
- the phaC gene encoding class III poly(R)-hydroxyalkanoic acid synthase subunit PhaC, with translation MKAPFLTFDSKNATKEMFDLGQKMIKGAETIMGIEEIDVGASPKELVFQQDKMKLYHYVRKDKPSCGVPVLIVYALVNKEYMLDLQPDRSIVKKLLDHGLDLYIINWGYPTKADRYIGLDDYINVYMSDAVDFIRESSNNDKINLMGICQGGTFSTMFSAIYPEKVKNLITLVTPIDFSIKKGLLFNWSKNINPDTLIDAYGVVPGDFLNSGFLMLMPITLNVGKYIGMLDVVGEKEKLLNFLRMEKWIFDSPDQAGECLRQFIKDMYQGNKLVAGGLKIGDKDVNLKKITMPLLNIYASGDHIVPPAATKPLNDLVSSTDKELYEFKGGHIGVFVGAKSQKELAPAISDWLHKRADGKPHKKAK